In a single window of the Bradyrhizobium sp. ORS 285 genome:
- a CDS encoding methyl-accepting chemotaxis protein — translation MKLLENIKIVWKVSLIVAVLGAALVGIVIYSTVQLGRTVEDFSGLISDLSANLGLVRAQRRVETYHGALYALLTEVTDEANARRMKIAVEARDGTAGLLEMAAKDSAVQASEIRNFASRFKVVFAACDPSLVAASKSTTAEENAKVGDRVRKDCDPVVDNLLNDIRAFSLVMINRVNKQREAARGEVAATMRNVIMVGGLALLLGVVAALFIGLKSMSGPIVRLKAAMERLANNDLTTVVPDTARRDEIGDMAKTVEVFKTNGLEVARLKQAQEQAERAGVEQRRRDMLELANRFEQAVEGIVNTVSSASSQLEASAGSLSTTAERSRELSTTVSAATEEASTNVQSVASATEELSSSVTEISRQVQESARMANDAVGQARKTNEQVAELSKAAGRIGDVVELINTIAGQTNLLALNATIEAARAGEAGRGFAVVATEVKALAEQTAKATGEIGQQIGSIQAATHESVDAIKAISTTIEKLSEIASAIAAAVEQQGAATQEISRNVQQAAAGTHQVSVNVSQVQRGASETGSASGQVLSAAKSLARDSERLKAEIGRFLSTIRAA, via the coding sequence GTGAAGCTGTTAGAAAATATCAAGATCGTCTGGAAGGTGAGTCTTATTGTTGCTGTTCTCGGCGCCGCGCTTGTGGGCATCGTGATATACAGCACTGTGCAGCTAGGGCGGACGGTCGAGGACTTTTCTGGATTGATATCAGATCTGTCGGCAAATCTTGGCCTCGTCCGCGCTCAGCGTCGCGTCGAAACGTACCATGGGGCCCTTTACGCGTTGCTAACTGAAGTCACAGATGAAGCAAACGCTCGGCGCATGAAAATTGCGGTTGAGGCGCGCGACGGCACCGCTGGTTTGTTGGAAATGGCGGCAAAAGACAGTGCAGTTCAAGCGAGTGAGATCCGAAACTTTGCCTCGCGTTTTAAGGTGGTATTTGCTGCGTGTGATCCAAGCTTGGTCGCCGCGTCAAAGTCGACGACCGCTGAAGAGAATGCCAAAGTTGGAGACCGTGTTCGCAAAGATTGCGACCCCGTCGTTGACAACTTGCTCAATGATATTCGTGCATTTTCACTTGTGATGATCAATCGAGTAAACAAGCAACGTGAGGCTGCCAGGGGCGAGGTCGCTGCGACTATGCGCAACGTGATCATGGTCGGCGGACTAGCCCTTCTGCTCGGTGTTGTGGCTGCGTTGTTCATTGGCCTGAAGTCGATGTCGGGTCCGATCGTGCGGCTTAAGGCCGCGATGGAGCGGCTGGCCAACAATGATCTTACAACGGTCGTGCCGGATACGGCTCGCCGTGACGAGATCGGTGACATGGCTAAAACCGTAGAGGTGTTTAAGACTAACGGACTCGAAGTGGCCCGTCTGAAGCAGGCTCAAGAACAGGCCGAGCGGGCCGGGGTCGAACAGCGCCGCCGCGATATGCTCGAGCTCGCAAACCGGTTTGAGCAGGCCGTGGAAGGCATCGTCAATACCGTCTCATCGGCGTCGTCGCAGCTTGAGGCATCCGCTGGTAGTCTCAGCACGACGGCGGAGCGGTCTCGGGAGCTGTCGACCACGGTTTCCGCGGCTACCGAAGAAGCGTCGACCAACGTCCAGTCGGTGGCGTCCGCCACCGAGGAACTGTCGTCCTCCGTGACGGAGATTAGCCGCCAGGTTCAGGAGTCGGCCCGGATGGCAAACGACGCGGTCGGGCAGGCCCGCAAGACCAACGAGCAGGTGGCGGAGTTGTCGAAAGCAGCGGGCCGCATCGGTGATGTGGTCGAGCTCATCAACACGATCGCTGGGCAGACCAATCTACTTGCGCTGAACGCCACGATTGAGGCAGCGCGTGCCGGCGAGGCCGGCCGTGGTTTTGCCGTGGTTGCAACCGAGGTAAAGGCGCTGGCTGAGCAAACGGCGAAGGCGACCGGAGAGATCGGTCAGCAGATCGGCAGCATCCAGGCGGCTACCCATGAATCGGTCGATGCAATCAAGGCGATATCGACTACGATCGAGAAGCTCTCCGAGATCGCCTCGGCGATCGCTGCCGCCGTGGAACAACAGGGGGCTGCGACGCAGGAAATTTCCCGTAACGTCCAGCAGGCCGCTGCTGGTACGCATCAGGTTTCGGTGAACGTAAGTCAAGTGCAGCGCGGAGCTTCTGAGACCGGTTCCGCTTCCGGCCAGGTGCTGTCGGCGGCAAAATCATTGGCGCGGGACAGTGAAAGGCTGAAGGCCGAAATTGGAAGGTTCCTCTCGACCATCCGAGCAGCCTAA
- a CDS encoding transposase, translated as MEVLGAERRRRWSYEDKVRLIEETMQSGQTVCGVARRHGVAQSLLFTWRRQARQGRLGAEAVPAIVPVAIVSSQADDLTRVPSPPSPSRAAPSMRAGTIEIELDDCCVRVDRDVDTEALRRILDLLRRR; from the coding sequence ATGGAAGTTTTGGGCGCCGAACGGCGGCGTCGATGGAGTTATGAGGATAAGGTTCGTCTGATCGAGGAGACGATGCAGTCCGGGCAGACCGTCTGCGGAGTTGCCCGGCGGCATGGGGTGGCTCAGAGCCTGCTGTTCACCTGGCGCCGGCAGGCGCGGCAGGGCCGGCTGGGTGCCGAGGCTGTGCCGGCTATCGTTCCTGTCGCCATCGTGTCGTCGCAGGCTGACGACTTGACGAGGGTGCCATCACCACCGTCGCCATCGCGTGCCGCACCGAGCATGCGGGCCGGAACGATCGAGATCGAACTGGACGACTGCTGCGTGCGCGTCGACCGCGACGTGGACACCGAGGCACTTCGGCGCATTCTCGACCTTTTGAGGCGGCGATGA
- the tnpB gene encoding IS66 family insertion sequence element accessory protein TnpB (TnpB, as the term is used for proteins encoded by IS66 family insertion elements, is considered an accessory protein, since TnpC, encoded by a neighboring gene, is a DDE family transposase.) yields the protein MIPIPSDVKVWIATGHTDMRRGMQSLALMVQEILKRDPHAGDLYIFRGRRGDLVKILWHDGIGLSLYAKRLDRGKFIWPSVSNGAVSISAAQMAYMLEAIDWRNPQLTWRPQSAG from the coding sequence ATGATTCCGATCCCGAGCGACGTCAAGGTCTGGATTGCGACCGGCCACACGGACATGCGCCGTGGTATGCAGAGCCTGGCCCTGATGGTCCAGGAGATTTTGAAGCGAGATCCCCACGCCGGCGATCTCTACATCTTCCGCGGCCGTCGCGGGGATCTGGTCAAGATCCTGTGGCATGACGGAATCGGCTTGTCGCTCTACGCCAAGCGCCTCGACCGAGGAAAGTTCATCTGGCCTTCGGTGTCCAATGGCGCGGTGTCGATCTCGGCCGCGCAGATGGCCTACATGCTTGAGGCGATCGATTGGAGGAATCCGCAGCTGACATGGCGGCCACAGAGCGCAGGCTGA
- a CDS encoding aminoacyl-tRNA deacylase: MNVHPKIEAALAEQRPIRVVAHASLAQPIRSPADFAKALGYPIVRIVKTVLLANAGVTSDQRSLSHAGQYAAVSVPSSSRINLARVSELMGWPRAELSSKGELQRLLDYPPGGVSPFGLGNIPLIFDESLLGFDSILVGAGVVGAELEVRPRALLDVAQGQVAQIVLT; this comes from the coding sequence ATGAATGTTCATCCGAAGATCGAAGCAGCCCTGGCAGAACAGAGGCCGATTCGGGTGGTTGCGCATGCCAGCCTCGCGCAGCCGATCCGATCGCCAGCCGATTTTGCGAAGGCTCTGGGTTATCCCATAGTTCGCATCGTCAAGACCGTCCTGCTGGCGAACGCCGGCGTGACATCTGATCAGCGCTCGCTATCACATGCGGGGCAATACGCGGCGGTGTCCGTACCCAGCAGCAGTCGGATCAACCTCGCGCGCGTGTCCGAACTTATGGGATGGCCGCGCGCCGAACTCTCGAGCAAAGGCGAGTTGCAGCGCCTGCTGGATTACCCCCCGGGGGGCGTCTCGCCGTTCGGTCTTGGTAATATCCCTCTGATCTTTGACGAAAGTCTGCTCGGATTTGACAGCATCCTCGTTGGTGCCGGTGTTGTTGGTGCAGAACTCGAGGTGCGGCCTCGGGCGCTGCTGGACGTGGCGCAAGGCCAGGTGGCGCAGATCGTGCTGACCTAG
- a CDS encoding IS630 family transposase: MTRPYSEDIREVALARADAGESVRSIASCLQISPSCIPKWKKLRQETGNITPGKIGGHKKPVLSGDNADWLRQRIRSGPFTLRQLTKELAARGIKTDVRAVWTFVHAEGLSYKKTIRAAEQDRPDVARKRTRWKAHQDKIDVSRLVFIDETWIKTNMAPLRGWGPRGQRLDASVPFGHWKTMTFIAALRHDRITAPWVIDGPINGELFTLHVENELAPTLTKGDIVILDNLGSHKGKRAREIIRARGAHLLFLPPYSPDLNPIEQVFAKLKHLMRAAEPRTIEETWRKAGRLLDLFSAEECANYLKNSGYVSV; the protein is encoded by the coding sequence ATGACGCGACCGTATTCGGAAGATATCCGTGAGGTTGCTCTGGCGCGGGCAGATGCCGGCGAGAGCGTGCGCTCGATTGCAAGCTGTCTCCAGATCAGCCCGTCCTGCATCCCGAAATGGAAGAAGCTGAGGCAGGAGACCGGCAATATCACACCTGGCAAGATCGGCGGTCACAAGAAGCCAGTTCTATCTGGAGACAACGCCGATTGGTTGCGTCAACGCATCCGCTCGGGGCCTTTCACGCTGCGTCAACTGACAAAGGAGCTGGCGGCCCGCGGGATAAAAACAGATGTTCGCGCGGTGTGGACCTTCGTACATGCTGAAGGGCTGAGCTATAAAAAAACGATCCGCGCAGCCGAACAGGATCGCCCAGACGTCGCTCGTAAGCGGACGCGCTGGAAAGCTCACCAGGACAAGATTGACGTCTCCCGCCTGGTCTTTATCGACGAAACTTGGATCAAGACCAACATGGCGCCGCTCCGCGGCTGGGGGCCACGCGGACAACGTCTGGACGCGTCCGTTCCCTTCGGCCACTGGAAGACCATGACCTTCATCGCGGCCCTGCGCCATGATCGGATCACGGCGCCGTGGGTCATTGACGGTCCCATTAATGGCGAACTCTTCACACTCCATGTTGAGAATGAATTGGCTCCGACCTTAACCAAGGGAGACATCGTGATCCTCGACAATCTCGGAAGTCACAAAGGAAAGCGAGCTCGCGAAATCATCCGCGCCAGAGGAGCGCATTTGCTCTTCCTGCCGCCCTATAGCCCCGACCTCAATCCGATCGAGCAGGTCTTCGCCAAGCTCAAGCACCTCATGCGAGCTGCAGAACCGCGCACTATCGAGGAAACTTGGCGAAAGGCCGGAAGGCTCCTCGACCTCTTCTCCGCGGAGGAGTGTGCGAACTATCTCAAAAACTCAGGATATGTTTCC
- a CDS encoding DDE-type integrase/transposase/recombinase, with translation MLLPALERHGRLKPTSAERVLLTTLSAATIDRMLIDVKVAAAGGRRRRVGFYSALRREVPIRRFNDWANPPPGFCEIDMVAHGGTSVAGSFIQTLTMVDIATGWTECLPLVTRDGSLVVEAMTRAQGLFPWVICCADFDNDSAFMNDVVVPWCRAQKIEVTRSRAYKKNDQAFVEQKNGAVVRRLVGYGRFDGVETARVMARLSAAARLLVNFFQPSFKLKEKRREGARIIKRYHPPTTPYERALEHPKLPSAIKRRLRETYRTLAPVQLLATIRSAQEELGERIGKRGLR, from the coding sequence GTGCTGTTGCCCGCGCTGGAGCGGCATGGCCGGCTGAAGCCGACGAGCGCCGAGCGAGTGCTGCTGACAACTCTGAGCGCGGCAACGATTGATCGGATGTTGATCGACGTCAAAGTTGCGGCCGCTGGGGGACGCCGGCGGCGTGTCGGATTCTACTCGGCGCTTCGACGCGAGGTGCCGATCCGCAGGTTCAATGACTGGGCAAACCCGCCGCCGGGCTTTTGCGAGATCGACATGGTTGCGCACGGTGGAACCAGCGTCGCCGGCTCGTTTATCCAGACATTGACCATGGTCGACATCGCAACGGGATGGACGGAATGCTTGCCTCTGGTGACACGCGATGGCAGCCTCGTCGTGGAAGCGATGACGCGAGCACAGGGCCTGTTCCCTTGGGTAATCTGTTGCGCCGACTTCGACAACGACAGCGCGTTCATGAACGACGTCGTCGTTCCATGGTGCCGAGCACAGAAGATCGAGGTCACGCGGTCACGTGCCTACAAGAAGAACGATCAGGCTTTCGTGGAGCAGAAGAACGGCGCGGTGGTCAGGCGGCTTGTCGGATACGGACGCTTCGACGGGGTCGAGACGGCCCGGGTGATGGCACGTCTCTCCGCGGCGGCACGCCTGCTGGTGAACTTCTTCCAGCCGTCATTCAAGCTTAAAGAGAAGCGACGCGAGGGTGCCAGGATCATCAAACGCTATCATCCGCCCACTACACCGTACGAACGTGCACTCGAACACCCGAAACTTCCCTCGGCGATCAAGCGCCGTCTGCGCGAGACATATCGGACTCTCGCCCCCGTGCAATTGCTTGCTACGATCCGTTCGGCACAAGAAGAGCTCGGCGAACGGATCGGCAAGCGCGGTCTGCGATAG
- a CDS encoding DUF6875 domain-containing protein, producing MWSEVELPGEWRSFQKPFRIFGPLIRIDEIVAESREAGFSWYSEASQTALKQVAGYVYDFLAQPHPNLGRDGNVCPFVPHALQRGLFRATIVGTSDLESVDAAMREIIPVFQAMAPASPPKGRNAEGDQILKSIIAVFPHVGADAAPEVIDALQRRLKSAYIRAGMMVGQFHPGCPEPGLHNPAFRPLQAPLACLAIRHITKYDAPFMDTDEYLDGYLHLFGLEGMRRIDAMRVKGGQPNLSGSLTTTPGPALRSGVGPAP from the coding sequence ATGTGGAGCGAAGTTGAACTGCCCGGCGAATGGCGAAGCTTCCAAAAGCCTTTCCGGATCTTCGGTCCTCTCATCCGCATTGACGAAATCGTTGCTGAGAGCCGCGAGGCGGGGTTCAGCTGGTACTCGGAAGCGTCTCAAACGGCCTTGAAGCAGGTCGCTGGGTACGTCTACGACTTCCTCGCCCAGCCGCATCCGAACTTGGGCCGTGATGGCAATGTTTGCCCCTTCGTGCCTCATGCACTGCAGCGAGGACTTTTCCGCGCGACTATCGTGGGAACGTCCGACCTTGAAAGCGTGGACGCCGCGATGCGGGAAATCATTCCCGTTTTCCAGGCAATGGCACCCGCCAGCCCGCCGAAAGGGCGCAACGCTGAAGGCGACCAAATCCTGAAGTCCATTATTGCGGTGTTTCCCCACGTCGGCGCCGATGCCGCGCCCGAGGTCATCGATGCGCTGCAACGCCGCCTCAAATCGGCGTACATTCGCGCCGGGATGATGGTCGGGCAATTCCACCCCGGTTGCCCCGAGCCGGGTTTGCATAACCCCGCGTTCCGGCCGCTTCAGGCGCCGCTGGCGTGCTTGGCGATCCGCCACATCACCAAATACGACGCGCCCTTCATGGATACCGACGAGTACCTCGACGGCTATCTCCACCTGTTCGGCCTAGAAGGTATGCGCCGCATCGATGCGATGCGCGTCAAAGGCGGCCAACCAAACCTGTCTGGTTCACTAACAACAACCCCGGGGCCGGCGCTACGCAGCGGTGTCGGCCCGGCACCATGA
- a CDS encoding IS66 family transposase yields MNADCDAGPDDVVALKQALGAERAKGLEVAAELAAARAKASEDEALIASQKLQIAKLRHQIYGQRSERSSRLLEQLALTFEEQEAGATEDELAAERAAVKTSTVRAFTRKRTERQTFPEHLPREWVVIEPPAACECCGSQRLRKLGEDVTRTLEVVPRQWKVIETVREKFSCRDCEKISQAPAPFHAVARGWAGPSLLAMIMFEKFGQHQPLNRQAERYALEGVPIALSTMADAVGSVCASLDPLLRLVEAHVMTAERLHADDTTVPVLAKGKTDTGRCWIYVRDDRPFGGADPPAAMFYYSRDRKGEHPQAHLARYTGILQADAYDGYNQLYLAGRGPGPIREASCWAHARRPFFAMADLEENARRKAAGKKEIPLSPIAIEVVRRIDALFEIERSINGKSAQERLEARQTLSRPLTEDLRLYMQEQLAKLARGHDLAKAFNYVLKRWPSFTLFLDDGRVCLSNNAAERGLRGIALGRKSWLFCGSDRGGRRAAAMYSLIVTAKMNGIDPQAWLTDVIDRIAAHPSQRLDELLPWNWTPQAAALSTRAA; encoded by the coding sequence ATGAACGCCGATTGCGATGCTGGACCGGATGACGTCGTCGCCCTGAAACAGGCGTTGGGGGCCGAGCGCGCGAAGGGATTGGAGGTCGCTGCCGAGCTTGCGGCTGCCCGAGCCAAGGCATCGGAAGACGAAGCCCTGATCGCGTCCCAGAAGCTGCAGATCGCCAAGCTGAGGCATCAGATCTACGGGCAGCGGTCGGAGCGTTCATCACGCCTGCTCGAACAACTGGCGCTGACGTTCGAAGAGCAGGAAGCTGGCGCCACCGAGGACGAGCTTGCGGCGGAACGCGCCGCGGTGAAGACCAGCACGGTCCGCGCCTTCACGCGCAAGCGCACCGAGCGACAAACCTTCCCCGAACATCTGCCCCGCGAGTGGGTGGTGATCGAGCCGCCGGCGGCTTGCGAATGCTGCGGCAGCCAGCGGCTGCGCAAGCTCGGCGAGGACGTGACGCGGACGCTGGAGGTGGTGCCGCGCCAATGGAAGGTGATCGAGACGGTGCGGGAGAAGTTCTCCTGCCGGGACTGCGAGAAGATCAGCCAGGCGCCGGCGCCGTTCCATGCCGTGGCGCGGGGATGGGCCGGGCCGAGCCTGCTGGCGATGATCATGTTCGAGAAGTTCGGTCAGCATCAGCCCTTGAACCGCCAGGCCGAGCGCTACGCGCTGGAGGGCGTGCCGATAGCGCTCTCGACCATGGCGGATGCCGTGGGGTCGGTCTGTGCGTCGCTGGACCCGCTGCTGCGCCTGGTTGAAGCGCATGTCATGACGGCCGAGCGCCTTCATGCCGACGATACGACCGTGCCGGTGCTGGCCAAGGGAAAGACTGACACGGGGCGGTGCTGGATCTATGTCCGGGACGACCGGCCGTTCGGTGGTGCGGACCCGCCGGCAGCGATGTTCTACTACTCGCGTGATCGCAAGGGCGAGCATCCGCAGGCGCATCTGGCGCGGTATACCGGCATCCTGCAGGCCGACGCCTATGACGGCTATAACCAGCTCTATCTGGCTGGACGCGGCCCTGGACCGATCCGCGAGGCGTCGTGCTGGGCGCATGCGCGGCGCCCGTTCTTTGCCATGGCCGATCTGGAGGAGAATGCGCGCCGCAAGGCTGCGGGCAAGAAGGAGATCCCGCTTTCTCCGATCGCAATCGAGGTCGTGCGCCGGATCGACGCGTTGTTCGAGATCGAGCGTTCCATCAATGGCAAAAGCGCGCAGGAGCGTCTCGAAGCACGGCAGACGCTCAGTCGGCCTTTGACCGAAGACCTGCGGCTCTACATGCAAGAGCAACTCGCCAAGCTCGCCCGGGGGCACGACCTTGCCAAGGCATTCAATTACGTGCTGAAACGATGGCCGAGCTTCACGCTGTTCCTCGATGACGGTCGTGTGTGCCTCTCCAACAATGCCGCCGAGCGCGGTCTGCGAGGCATCGCCCTAGGTCGAAAATCCTGGCTCTTCTGCGGGTCTGATCGCGGCGGCCGGCGCGCAGCTGCGATGTACAGCCTGATCGTCACCGCCAAAATGAACGGGATCGATCCGCAAGCCTGGCTGACCGATGTCATTGACCGGATTGCCGCTCACCCGTCCCAACGGCTCGACGAACTGCTGCCCTGGAACTGGACGCCTCAGGCCGCAGCGCTCTCCACCCGAGCAGCATGA
- a CDS encoding IS3 family transposase (programmed frameshift), with product MKRKRFTEEQIIAVLKEPEAGAKTADLARKHGISEATLYNWKAKFGGMDVSEAKRLKALEDENAKLKKLLAEQMLDAAALRELFSKRMVGPAAKRAAAAHLQAKLGLSERRACSIVGADRTMVLYQSRRSSDAELRGRLRELANERRRFGYRRLFILLRREGERSGIKRIHRLYRDEGLTVRKRRARRKAIGMRAPIPVEARPNARWSLDFVSDQFANGRRFRILNIVDDVTKECLGAIPDTSISGRRVARELTAIVAWRGKPGSIVSDNGTDFTCNAMLAWCQDNSIAWHFIAPGKPIQNAFVESFNGRMRDELLNETLFFGIAEARSKIAAWVAGHNGERPHSSLQYQTPAAYAATFTATGDRSAAQPRPAPPLAHCSTRANRRKTDLRPGNWTIFG from the exons ATGAAGCGGAAGCGGTTCACGGAAGAGCAGATCATCGCGGTTTTGAAAGAGCCCGAGGCCGGTGCGAAGACGGCCGATCTGGCTCGCAAGCACGGGATCTCGGAGGCGACGCTCTACAATTGGAAGGCCAAGTTCGGGGGCATGGACGTCTCCGAGGCCAAGCGGCTCAAGGCGCTCGAGGACGAGAATGCCAAGCTGAAGAAGCTGCTGGCCGAGCAGATGCTCGATGCGGCGGCGCTGCGGGAGCTGTTTTCAAAAAGAATGGTAGGGCCTGCCGCCAAGCGCGCCGCAGCGGCGCACCTGCAGGCCAAGCTCGGCCTGTCGGAACGGCGGGCCTGCTCGATCGTCGGGGCGGATCGGACGATGGTGCTCTACCAGTCTCGTCGCTCCTCGGACGCCGAGCTTCGTG GCAGACTGCGCGAGCTTGCCAACGAACGGCGGCGGTTCGGCTATCGTCGGCTGTTCATCCTGCTGCGACGGGAGGGCGAACGATCCGGCATCAAGCGTATCCATCGGCTGTACCGCGATGAAGGGCTTACGGTGCGCAAGCGACGCGCTCGTCGAAAGGCGATCGGGATGCGGGCTCCGATCCCGGTGGAAGCGAGACCGAATGCGCGCTGGTCGCTGGACTTTGTCTCCGACCAGTTCGCCAACGGTCGGCGCTTCCGGATCCTCAACATCGTCGATGATGTCACCAAGGAGTGTCTGGGCGCGATCCCGGACACCTCGATCTCGGGCCGGCGGGTGGCACGAGAACTGACGGCCATCGTCGCTTGGCGCGGCAAACCGGGATCAATTGTGTCCGACAACGGCACCGACTTCACCTGCAATGCGATGCTGGCTTGGTGCCAGGACAACAGCATCGCCTGGCACTTCATCGCACCGGGCAAGCCGATCCAGAACGCCTTCGTCGAAAGCTTCAACGGCAGGATGCGCGACGAGCTGCTGAACGAGACGCTGTTCTTCGGCATCGCCGAGGCACGGAGCAAAATTGCTGCATGGGTCGCCGGCCACAATGGCGAGCGGCCTCACTCCTCGCTGCAATACCAGACCCCGGCGGCCTACGCTGCCACATTCACCGCAACGGGCGATCGATCGGCTGCGCAACCCCGACCAGCTCCGCCGCTCGCCCATTGCTCCACCCGCGCCAATCGGCGTAAAACTGATCTGAGGCCGGGAAACTGGACCATTTTTGGGTAG